From Halapricum desulfuricans, a single genomic window includes:
- the gghA gene encoding glucosylglycerol hydrolase yields the protein MNGVHYYYRSCTTVTANVRLLDEPTEDLRAWHRAQRERHDDDFEAAKEIVTRLGAHYEDGVTEIGFWTPEIVDAGVPHDDVYLEVLTPTEDVRVFEDGVDQQTIEVRRDRLPIHREGEYHWAVVEGMRPGTREQFGSLYQLVYREDGEWHTVQDPLAYSVPFGVFGPAELIDLDTLDAERDDREYFEHLGTDAEPIPTSEDDGLPRIEPATSMVEIHPGTATENGSLGGLARRYDRISEKLRTGEDLTAGERIHMGYDGIQLMPIEPITEHRENHEFWQVEGDRVAPQGGETAELIAEQPDLINWGYDIVIRAFSAPNPAILETGRPHELVDFIAACHNLPEPIRIVFDIALGHAEGRADELLDEEFIEGPGMYGLELDYLHPVVRATVLELQRRKMDFGADGIRVDGAQDFKYYDPGPDELFHDDEFLAEMDEVTQEVGGTEYRPWMIYEDGRPWPRGDWELASTYRELIKQHPHSFQWSPITFAHNKPALLTFWASKWWRVFEVADFGSNWITGVANHDTLRRGTQQPLPKGWEEDPINPYLGDDGPEIIDEAYDQPSTNMLLHCLLPGVPMDFLNANAHAPWSFMRDTDDEWNVKVVAEEDNVLDWHVPAELYDDDRFFGRLKSMGIDDRDDLDHFVHVLHDVGEATDWELEDMAATIEALGSPLAGETVTPEDLERFSEHWMADVNEFANLSNWLDTLDPDRAEFTQRVREFRQDRPWLLEDIDVDGSEVFDYVHPVDGTVVYYGFRASPDGDEQVLFVGNMEGPEVTVEPTGLDPSIPADGWEPALASPGTAPDLDTLTLDNGQAVVWTRRP from the coding sequence ATGAATGGGGTTCATTATTACTACAGGAGTTGTACTACTGTGACAGCAAACGTCCGGCTGCTGGACGAACCCACCGAGGACCTGCGTGCGTGGCATCGAGCGCAGCGGGAGCGCCACGACGACGACTTCGAGGCGGCCAAGGAGATCGTCACCCGACTGGGCGCACACTACGAAGACGGCGTGACCGAGATCGGCTTCTGGACGCCCGAGATCGTCGACGCTGGCGTCCCGCACGATGACGTCTATCTCGAAGTGTTGACCCCGACGGAGGACGTTCGGGTCTTCGAAGACGGCGTCGATCAGCAGACGATCGAGGTCCGGCGCGATCGGCTTCCGATCCATCGCGAAGGCGAGTACCACTGGGCGGTCGTCGAGGGTATGCGTCCGGGCACGCGTGAGCAGTTCGGCTCCCTCTACCAGCTGGTCTACCGCGAGGACGGCGAGTGGCACACGGTTCAGGATCCGCTTGCGTACTCGGTGCCGTTCGGCGTGTTCGGCCCCGCCGAGCTGATCGATCTCGACACGCTCGACGCCGAGCGTGACGACCGCGAGTACTTCGAGCACCTCGGTACCGACGCGGAGCCGATCCCGACCAGCGAGGACGACGGCCTGCCGCGGATCGAGCCCGCGACGAGCATGGTCGAAATCCATCCGGGGACGGCAACCGAGAACGGGTCTCTAGGAGGGCTGGCACGGCGATACGATCGGATCAGCGAGAAGCTCCGCACGGGCGAGGACCTGACTGCCGGCGAGCGGATCCATATGGGCTACGACGGGATCCAGCTGATGCCGATCGAGCCGATCACCGAACACCGCGAGAACCACGAGTTCTGGCAGGTTGAGGGCGACCGCGTCGCACCCCAGGGCGGCGAGACGGCCGAGCTCATCGCCGAGCAACCCGACCTGATAAACTGGGGCTACGACATCGTCATCCGGGCGTTTTCGGCACCCAATCCCGCAATCCTGGAGACAGGGCGACCACACGAACTGGTCGATTTCATCGCCGCCTGTCACAACCTCCCGGAGCCGATCCGGATCGTCTTCGACATCGCGCTGGGCCACGCCGAGGGACGGGCCGACGAACTGCTCGACGAGGAGTTCATCGAAGGCCCGGGGATGTACGGCCTGGAACTGGACTACCTGCATCCGGTCGTCCGGGCGACGGTGCTGGAGCTCCAGCGCCGAAAGATGGACTTCGGTGCCGACGGAATCCGGGTCGACGGCGCACAGGACTTCAAGTATTACGACCCCGGCCCCGACGAACTGTTCCACGACGACGAGTTCCTCGCGGAGATGGACGAGGTAACACAGGAAGTCGGCGGGACCGAATACCGGCCGTGGATGATCTACGAAGACGGCCGGCCCTGGCCCCGCGGGGACTGGGAACTGGCTTCGACCTATCGCGAGCTCATCAAACAGCACCCCCACTCCTTCCAGTGGTCGCCGATCACCTTCGCGCACAACAAGCCCGCCCTGCTGACGTTCTGGGCGAGCAAGTGGTGGCGCGTCTTCGAGGTCGCCGATTTCGGCAGCAACTGGATCACTGGCGTCGCGAATCACGACACGCTCCGCAGGGGGACCCAACAGCCCCTCCCGAAAGGCTGGGAGGAAGATCCGATCAACCCCTACCTGGGCGACGACGGGCCGGAGATCATCGACGAAGCCTACGACCAGCCCTCGACGAACATGCTGTTGCACTGCCTGCTGCCCGGCGTGCCGATGGACTTCCTCAACGCCAACGCCCACGCGCCCTGGTCGTTTATGCGTGATACTGACGACGAGTGGAACGTCAAGGTCGTCGCCGAGGAGGACAACGTCCTCGACTGGCACGTCCCTGCCGAGCTGTACGACGACGATCGGTTCTTCGGGCGGCTGAAGTCGATGGGCATCGACGACCGGGACGACCTCGATCACTTCGTGCACGTCCTGCACGATGTCGGCGAAGCGACCGACTGGGAACTGGAGGACATGGCAGCGACTATCGAGGCACTGGGATCACCGCTTGCAGGCGAGACGGTGACGCCCGAGGATCTCGAACGATTCAGCGAACACTGGATGGCCGACGTCAACGAGTTCGCCAATCTTTCGAACTGGCTGGACACCCTCGACCCGGACCGCGCCGAGTTCACCCAGCGCGTCCGGGAGTTCCGTCAGGACCGGCCGTGGTTGCTCGAAGACATTGACGTCGACGGATCGGAGGTCTTCGATTACGTCCATCCCGTCGACGGGACGGTCGTCTACTACGGCTTCAGGGCGTCTCCGGACGGCGACGAACAGGTGCTGTTCGTGGGGAACATGGAAGGGCCCGAGGTGACCGTCGAGCCGACCGGTCTCGACCCGTCGATCCCGGCGGACGGCTGGGAACCCGCGCTCGCGTCCCCGGGCACTGCGCCCGACCTCGACACGCTCACGCTCGACAACGGACAGGCCGTCGTCTGGACCCGCCGACCGTGA
- a CDS encoding alpha-amylase family glycosyl hydrolase, translating to MSEASGDRNEAPIADWPPEDPVEALRTFLIDRYADHPESDVLRERIEEHLPDLWRAFTEVYGDDRESVTWLLEAVDAAVETFDARPERLRSLDRSREGVEDWFQRPEEVGYMCYVDLFAGDLQGVREKIPYLKELGVTYLHLMPLLEPREGQNDGGYAVTDYRAVDPDLGTMDDLRELAADLQEEDIHLALDFVMNHTAREHEWAQAAMDGDERFEDFYLTFEDRERPDQYEQTLPEVFPDFAPGNFTYVEELQQWVWTSFYDFQWDLDYSNPDVFVQMFREMAFLANVGTDVLRLDAVPFLWKELGTDCRNLDEAHWILRAYRALMRIAAPGVLFKAEAIVTPEETIRYLGTGGHEGEECDIAYNAPLMAHLWHALASENTQLLEQALESLPATPEGASWLNYVRCHDDIGWGLDDEDVRAVGQDPTSTRKFCSDFYAGDHPDSYAEGYRFQEEATGVARTSGTAAALTGLQKARVEGDPEDVDAAIQRYLLMHQAAFVMQGMPLLYSGDELAQLNDFSYLNNPIKAEDNRWVHRSPMDWDAAERRTLEGSVEQRVFDGIKRLSNARAGREALHHRGEEVVHDVSDDAVFVVERARDGERLLALSNFSGESRAVAFGELPDGWDAGSYREVLRDESAFYPDGRILLEPYGYRWLEPADATPGEAVTTRVEIDVEAEYGEEVFLTGNHEALGNWDVEQAVALSGEDYPTWRGEFELPAGTYVEFEWLKKSEGEPVEWSGHRYVTKAGWDTAWLLE from the coding sequence ATGAGCGAGGCCAGCGGTGACCGGAACGAGGCCCCGATAGCGGATTGGCCCCCGGAGGACCCCGTCGAGGCGCTGCGGACGTTTCTGATCGATCGCTACGCGGACCATCCCGAGAGCGATGTGTTGCGCGAGCGGATCGAGGAACACCTGCCGGACCTCTGGCGGGCGTTTACCGAGGTCTACGGGGACGACCGCGAGAGCGTCACCTGGCTGCTCGAAGCGGTCGATGCGGCCGTCGAGACCTTCGATGCCCGACCCGAGCGTCTCCGCTCGCTCGATCGGTCCCGCGAGGGCGTCGAGGACTGGTTCCAGCGACCGGAGGAGGTCGGCTACATGTGTTACGTCGACCTGTTCGCGGGGGACCTCCAGGGCGTCCGCGAGAAGATCCCCTATCTGAAGGAGCTCGGCGTGACCTACCTGCATCTGATGCCGCTGCTGGAGCCACGCGAGGGGCAAAACGACGGCGGGTACGCCGTCACGGACTACCGGGCGGTCGATCCCGACCTGGGGACGATGGACGACCTGCGGGAACTAGCCGCGGACCTCCAGGAGGAGGATATTCACCTCGCGCTCGATTTCGTGATGAACCACACCGCTCGCGAGCACGAGTGGGCCCAGGCCGCGATGGACGGCGACGAGCGCTTCGAGGACTTCTATCTCACCTTCGAGGACCGCGAGCGCCCCGACCAGTACGAGCAGACGCTCCCGGAGGTGTTCCCGGACTTCGCGCCGGGGAACTTCACCTACGTCGAGGAGCTACAGCAGTGGGTCTGGACGAGCTTCTACGACTTCCAGTGGGATCTGGACTACTCGAACCCGGACGTGTTCGTCCAGATGTTCCGGGAGATGGCGTTTCTCGCGAACGTGGGGACCGACGTGCTCCGGCTCGACGCCGTCCCCTTTCTCTGGAAGGAACTGGGGACGGACTGCCGGAATCTGGACGAGGCCCACTGGATCCTGCGGGCCTACCGGGCGCTGATGCGGATCGCCGCGCCAGGCGTACTGTTCAAAGCCGAGGCCATCGTCACGCCCGAGGAGACGATCAGGTACCTCGGCACGGGCGGCCACGAGGGCGAGGAGTGTGACATCGCCTACAACGCGCCGCTGATGGCCCACCTCTGGCACGCGCTGGCCAGCGAGAACACCCAGTTGCTGGAACAGGCCCTCGAATCGCTCCCGGCGACCCCGGAGGGGGCCTCGTGGCTCAACTACGTCCGGTGTCACGACGACATCGGCTGGGGCCTGGACGACGAGGACGTCCGCGCTGTCGGTCAGGACCCGACCAGTACGCGCAAGTTCTGCTCGGACTTCTACGCGGGCGATCACCCCGACAGCTACGCCGAGGGGTATCGCTTCCAGGAGGAGGCGACCGGCGTCGCCCGAACCTCCGGGACCGCCGCGGCACTGACCGGCCTCCAGAAAGCCCGCGTCGAGGGCGACCCCGAGGACGTCGACGCGGCGATCCAGCGGTACCTGCTCATGCACCAGGCCGCCTTCGTCATGCAGGGGATGCCGTTGCTGTACAGCGGCGATGAGCTCGCCCAGCTCAACGACTTCTCGTATCTGAACAACCCGATCAAGGCCGAGGACAACCGCTGGGTCCACCGCTCGCCGATGGACTGGGACGCCGCCGAGCGCCGCACGCTGGAGGGGTCGGTCGAACAGCGCGTCTTCGACGGGATCAAGCGCCTCTCGAACGCGCGAGCGGGGCGCGAGGCGTTGCACCACCGCGGTGAGGAAGTCGTTCACGACGTGTCGGACGATGCGGTGTTCGTCGTCGAGCGCGCCCGCGACGGCGAACGCCTGCTTGCGCTCTCGAACTTCTCCGGGGAGTCGCGAGCGGTCGCCTTCGGCGAGCTTCCCGACGGCTGGGACGCCGGAAGCTACCGCGAGGTCCTCCGGGACGAGTCGGCGTTCTACCCCGACGGTCGGATCCTCCTGGAACCGTACGGCTATCGCTGGCTCGAACCGGCCGACGCGACGCCCGGCGAGGCGGTGACGACCCGCGTCGAGATCGACGTCGAAGCCGAATACGGCGAGGAGGTGTTCCTGACCGGTAACCACGAGGCGCTCGGCAACTGGGACGTCGAGCAAGCGGTAGCGCTGTCGGGCGAGGACTACCCGACCTGGCGGGGCGAGTTCGAGTTGCCAGCGGGGACCTACGTCGAGTTCGAGTGGCTGAAAAAGAGCGAGGGGGAGCCGGTCGAGTGGTCCGGACACCGCTACGTCACGAAAGCCGGCTGGGACACCGCCTGGCTGCTGGAGTGA
- a CDS encoding alpha-amylase family protein: protein MIEQPEWFRDAVLYELDVKRFYDSDGDGWGDFEGLRQRLDYLDRLGVDAIWLLPFYPSPMRDNGYDVADHYDVDDRLGTLEDFRAVVEAAHDRDIRVLIDMIFNHTSDQHEWFQRAREDPDSKYREFYCWTDDPESAYSTVNIFPEHEDGVWSYDEVADAHYFHQFYHYQPDLDIANPQLQSEVEDVLEFWLDQGVDGFRVDAVAPMTFRKGEDGHELDDPHALFRRLNRTVREKKEDAVLLAEADDQPELLDEYFGDGDEFDLQLNFVGNAHLVYALGIEDTWPLERLFDILPYDVFENGQWANFLRNFDELNLLKLPDDAFWHAKELFNPDDEDAWIFERGHARRTAGIFENNPERIAMAHSLMFSLPGSPVILAGDEIGMGEDLSLDERDPVRTPMQWSDDRNAGFSTADSDDLILPVIDEGEFSYREINVADQLGEPYSLYNRIAAIAHTRSVCSELWQGEFGQVPVDADDVWVFRAEYEDTVLITVHNLSGEYREVTIDPDLPWGATADLLGPGHYEFEEDGPMTFYLDGYDYVWVRGDSEGERVPLGQP from the coding sequence ATGATCGAACAGCCAGAGTGGTTCCGGGACGCCGTACTGTACGAGCTCGACGTCAAGCGCTTCTATGACAGCGACGGCGACGGCTGGGGCGACTTCGAGGGGCTCCGCCAGCGGCTGGACTATCTCGATCGCCTCGGCGTCGACGCGATCTGGCTGCTGCCCTTCTACCCGAGTCCGATGCGGGACAACGGGTACGACGTGGCCGATCACTACGACGTCGACGACCGCCTGGGGACCTTAGAGGACTTCCGGGCTGTCGTCGAGGCGGCCCACGACCGGGACATCCGCGTGCTGATCGACATGATATTTAACCACACCTCCGACCAGCACGAGTGGTTCCAGCGCGCCCGCGAGGACCCCGATTCGAAGTACCGGGAGTTCTACTGCTGGACCGACGACCCCGAGTCGGCCTACTCGACGGTCAACATCTTCCCCGAGCACGAGGACGGCGTCTGGAGTTACGACGAGGTCGCCGACGCCCACTACTTCCACCAGTTCTATCACTATCAGCCCGATCTCGACATCGCCAACCCACAACTTCAATCCGAGGTCGAGGACGTCCTGGAGTTCTGGCTCGACCAGGGGGTCGACGGCTTCCGGGTCGATGCCGTCGCGCCGATGACCTTCCGGAAGGGCGAGGACGGCCACGAACTCGATGATCCCCACGCTCTCTTCCGACGGCTCAACCGGACCGTCCGCGAGAAGAAGGAGGATGCGGTCCTGCTGGCGGAGGCCGACGATCAGCCCGAACTGCTGGACGAGTACTTCGGCGACGGCGACGAGTTCGACCTCCAGCTCAACTTCGTCGGCAACGCACACCTGGTGTACGCGCTGGGCATCGAGGACACCTGGCCCCTGGAGCGGCTGTTCGATATCCTGCCCTACGACGTCTTCGAGAACGGCCAGTGGGCGAACTTCCTGCGGAACTTCGACGAGCTGAACCTGCTGAAACTGCCCGACGACGCGTTCTGGCACGCCAAGGAGCTGTTCAATCCCGACGACGAGGACGCCTGGATCTTCGAGCGCGGTCACGCCCGCCGGACCGCCGGCATCTTCGAGAACAACCCCGAGCGGATCGCAATGGCTCATAGCCTTATGTTCTCGTTGCCGGGCTCGCCGGTCATCCTCGCTGGCGACGAGATCGGTATGGGCGAGGACCTCTCGCTCGACGAGCGTGACCCGGTTCGGACGCCGATGCAGTGGTCCGACGACCGCAACGCCGGCTTCTCGACGGCCGACTCCGATGATCTCATCCTCCCTGTCATCGACGAGGGCGAGTTCAGCTACCGGGAGATCAACGTCGCCGACCAGCTCGGCGAACCCTACTCGCTGTACAACCGGATCGCCGCCATCGCACACACGCGATCGGTCTGCTCGGAACTCTGGCAGGGCGAGTTCGGGCAGGTCCCGGTCGACGCCGACGACGTCTGGGTCTTCCGCGCCGAGTACGAGGACACCGTGTTGATCACGGTGCACAACCTCTCTGGGGAGTACCGCGAGGTGACGATCGACCCCGATCTGCCGTGGGGCGCGACGGCCGACCTGCTCGGCCCCGGCCACTACGAGTTCGAGGAAGACGGCCCGATGACGTTCTATCTGGACGGCTACGACTACGTCTGGGTCCGCGGCGACAGCGAGGGCGAGCGCGTCCCGCTCGGACAGCCCTGA
- a CDS encoding glycoside hydrolase family 13 protein, with protein sequence MIASDEIDRSWWKEAVVYQIYPRSFNDSDGDGVGDIPGIVEKVDYLDELGIDVVWLCPVYDSPNADNGYDIREYRSIMDEMGTMDDWERLRDALHERDIKLVMDMVLNHTSDEHEWFQRSRREEGGYEDYYHWVEGEPDDPPNNWGSFFGGSAWSYDEVREAWYLHLFDEKQPDLNWRNPEVRESLYETVNWWLDRGIDGFRLDVINLPSKPEGYPDGEVDTYPTGGEHFVNGPRIHEYLRELYEETFANYDVMTVAEMVDLDVEEANAYLGADGDGLNMAFHFDHMFLDFGPEGRWDIGEWSVSEFKEIFGEWQTGLDETSWDGLYWENHDQPRVVSRFGDDETYRYESATMLGTLLFTLKGTPYVYQGQEIGMTNADFASLSEVRDVDTRQPVELLLENGEIDSYEEIREAVNYRSRDHARTPMQWSDEENAGFTDGEPWIKVNARYPEINVAAARSAESSVWHYYRELIELRSSSDVLVYGEYDLLETPDPLYVFTRTLGEERVLVVLNWSDEDESFAPSASLSTDDATLLLSNYDDASGFGEATLRPYEARVYGL encoded by the coding sequence ATGATTGCTAGCGACGAGATCGATCGTTCCTGGTGGAAAGAAGCGGTCGTCTACCAGATCTACCCGCGTAGTTTCAACGACAGCGACGGCGACGGCGTCGGCGACATCCCCGGGATCGTCGAGAAGGTCGATTATCTCGACGAGCTGGGGATCGACGTGGTCTGGCTCTGTCCGGTCTACGACTCGCCCAACGCCGACAACGGCTACGACATCCGGGAGTACCGCTCGATCATGGACGAGATGGGGACGATGGACGACTGGGAGCGACTGCGGGACGCCCTCCACGAGCGCGATATCAAGCTCGTCATGGACATGGTGTTGAACCACACCTCCGACGAACACGAGTGGTTCCAGCGCTCGCGCCGCGAGGAAGGCGGGTACGAGGACTACTACCACTGGGTCGAGGGCGAACCCGATGACCCGCCGAACAACTGGGGGTCGTTTTTCGGCGGGTCGGCCTGGAGCTACGACGAGGTCCGGGAGGCGTGGTATCTCCACCTGTTCGACGAGAAACAGCCCGACCTCAACTGGCGCAACCCCGAGGTCCGCGAGTCCCTCTACGAGACTGTCAACTGGTGGCTCGATCGCGGCATCGACGGCTTCCGGCTGGACGTGATCAACCTCCCCTCCAAGCCCGAGGGGTATCCCGACGGCGAGGTCGATACCTATCCGACCGGGGGCGAACACTTCGTCAACGGGCCGCGGATCCACGAGTACCTGCGGGAACTGTACGAGGAGACGTTCGCGAACTACGACGTGATGACCGTCGCCGAGATGGTTGATCTCGACGTCGAAGAGGCCAACGCGTACCTCGGCGCGGATGGCGACGGGTTGAACATGGCGTTTCACTTCGATCATATGTTCCTGGACTTCGGCCCGGAGGGTCGGTGGGACATCGGCGAGTGGTCGGTCTCGGAGTTCAAGGAGATCTTCGGCGAGTGGCAGACCGGCCTCGATGAGACCAGCTGGGACGGCCTCTACTGGGAGAATCACGACCAGCCGCGGGTTGTCTCCCGCTTTGGCGACGACGAGACCTACCGCTACGAGTCCGCGACGATGCTCGGGACGCTCCTGTTCACCCTCAAGGGGACGCCGTACGTCTACCAGGGCCAGGAGATCGGTATGACCAACGCCGACTTCGCGTCCCTCTCGGAGGTCAGAGACGTCGACACGCGCCAGCCGGTCGAGTTGCTGCTCGAAAACGGGGAGATAGACAGCTACGAGGAGATCCGCGAGGCCGTGAACTACCGCTCGCGCGATCACGCCAGAACGCCGATGCAGTGGTCGGACGAGGAAAACGCCGGGTTCACCGACGGCGAGCCCTGGATCAAAGTCAACGCGCGGTATCCCGAGATCAACGTCGCGGCCGCCCGCTCGGCGGAGTCGTCCGTCTGGCATTACTACCGCGAGTTGATCGAGTTGCGCTCGAGCTCGGACGTGCTCGTCTACGGCGAGTACGACCTCCTCGAGACGCCGGATCCGCTGTACGTGTTCACCCGGACCCTCGGCGAGGAGCGCGTGCTGGTCGTGTTGAACTGGAGCGACGAGGACGAGTCGTTCGCGCCGTCGGCGTCGCTGTCGACCGACGACGCGACGCTCCTGCTCTCGAACTACGACGACGCGTCCGGCTTCGGGGAGGCGACGCTTCGGCCGTACGAGGCACGCGTCTACGGTCTCTAG
- a CDS encoding alpha-amylase family protein → MGSTTGWHEDAVIYSLDVKTFNDSDGDGWGDFQGLIDRLGYLDELGVDCLWVRPFFPSPLRDNGYDVADYYGVDSRLGSLGDVREFVERAHDRGIRVLTDMVFNHTSTDHEWFQRARRDPNSKYHDYYLWTEHPEEAYSHPNIFPDHEDGVWTYDEVAGKYYYHQFYGHQPDLNIANPAVREEIHDVLRFWLDIGVDGFRIDAAHPMMHPKGHNAISVAEGMGIFEEMKRVVREQKEDAILLAEADDQPDQLDEYFAGGEGFDMLFDFVTNQHLVYAVAVKDMWPLYRANELLPDVSGVGQWANFLRNHDEFNLLKLPHEAFEHAREFFGDDEGDSWIFGRGHRLRLADLYAGDHDRIAMAHSLMFSIRGSPVILAGDEIGMGSDLSLDERESVRTPMQWSDGTNAGFSTADPEACYNPVIDEGAFSYREINVADQLNDPDSLLERIKRLIDARTMCTEIGHGDYHIVDVEPKEVFVHRMDHRNTVLMAAHNSATEPRTVTASFEVPPAAATDIVGPGEYEMADGEITFELDACDYVWVRGDKRGERVPLGEP, encoded by the coding sequence ATGGGTTCCACGACGGGCTGGCACGAGGATGCGGTCATCTATTCGCTGGACGTGAAGACGTTCAACGACAGCGACGGCGACGGCTGGGGCGATTTCCAGGGGCTGATCGACCGGCTGGGCTATCTCGACGAGCTCGGGGTCGACTGTCTGTGGGTGCGGCCGTTCTTCCCGAGTCCGCTCCGGGACAACGGCTACGACGTCGCTGACTACTACGGCGTGGACTCACGGCTCGGATCGCTCGGGGACGTCCGGGAGTTCGTCGAGCGCGCCCACGACCGCGGGATCCGCGTACTGACGGACATGGTGTTCAACCACACCTCCACCGACCACGAGTGGTTCCAGCGCGCCCGCCGGGACCCCAACTCAAAGTACCACGATTACTATCTCTGGACGGAACACCCCGAGGAGGCGTATTCACACCCTAACATCTTCCCCGACCACGAGGACGGGGTCTGGACCTACGACGAAGTCGCCGGGAAGTACTACTACCACCAGTTCTACGGCCACCAGCCAGATCTCAACATCGCCAACCCCGCCGTCCGCGAGGAGATCCACGATGTCCTGCGATTCTGGCTCGATATCGGCGTCGACGGCTTCCGGATCGACGCCGCGCATCCGATGATGCATCCGAAGGGGCACAACGCCATCTCCGTCGCGGAGGGGATGGGTATCTTCGAGGAGATGAAGCGGGTCGTCCGTGAACAGAAAGAGGACGCGATCCTGCTGGCGGAGGCCGACGACCAGCCCGACCAGCTCGACGAGTACTTCGCCGGCGGCGAGGGGTTCGACATGCTCTTCGATTTCGTGACCAACCAGCACCTCGTGTACGCCGTCGCGGTCAAGGACATGTGGCCGCTGTACCGTGCGAACGAACTGCTGCCGGACGTTTCGGGCGTCGGCCAGTGGGCGAACTTCCTGCGCAACCACGACGAGTTCAACCTCCTGAAGCTCCCCCACGAGGCGTTCGAACACGCCCGCGAGTTCTTCGGCGACGACGAGGGCGACTCCTGGATCTTCGGGCGGGGCCACCGGCTGCGGCTGGCTGATCTGTACGCGGGCGACCACGACCGCATCGCGATGGCTCACAGCCTCATGTTCTCGATCCGCGGGTCGCCGGTCATCCTGGCCGGCGACGAGATCGGTATGGGATCGGACCTCTCACTCGACGAGCGCGAGTCAGTCAGAACGCCGATGCAGTGGTCGGACGGGACGAACGCCGGCTTCTCGACGGCTGACCCCGAGGCCTGTTACAACCCGGTCATCGACGAGGGTGCGTTCAGCTACCGGGAGATTAACGTCGCAGATCAGTTGAACGATCCCGACTCGCTGCTCGAACGGATCAAACGCCTAATCGACGCCCGGACGATGTGTACCGAGATCGGCCACGGCGACTACCACATCGTCGACGTCGAGCCCAAGGAGGTGTTCGTCCACCGGATGGACCACCGCAACACCGTGCTGATGGCCGCCCACAACAGCGCCACGGAACCACGGACGGTTACCGCGAGCTTCGAAGTACCGCCGGCGGCCGCGACGGACATCGTCGGCCCCGGCGAGTACGAAATGGCGGACGGGGAGATCACCTTCGAACTCGACGCCTGTGACTACGTGTGGGTCCGTGGCGACAAACGCGGCGAGCGCGTCCCGCTGGGCGAGCCGTGA
- a CDS encoding ABC transporter ATP-binding protein, whose protein sequence is MASVTLENVTKAYGNEIAVEDMNLEIRDGEFLTLVGPSGCGKSTTMETIAGLTQPTEGSVYIGGRDVTDLPPKDRGVAMVFQNIALFPHMDVYDNISFGLRLRKYDQDEIEERVEQAAEVVQLEGMMDRMPAEMSGGQRQRVAIARAIVREPDVFLMDEPLANLDAELRIHMRTQLQRLHRELDTTIIYVTHDQAQAMTMSDRIAVIDNGHLQQVDPPLTCYNEPDKLFVASFIGSPAMNFFEGEAVESGFDSEFIDISFDPAANDITPGQNLTLGVRPEDVYLARDREEANEPTRTIGATVDVLEPMGDEVFAYLLLDEDVEANVEGRGEGQLLLNLDPQTDIHEGEDIEVVFDQQNIHLFDTDRGQAITHKIA, encoded by the coding sequence ATGGCTTCAGTTACACTAGAAAACGTCACGAAGGCGTACGGGAACGAGATCGCAGTCGAAGACATGAACCTGGAGATCAGGGACGGCGAGTTCCTCACACTCGTCGGGCCGTCGGGCTGTGGCAAGTCGACGACGATGGAGACGATCGCCGGCCTCACCCAGCCGACCGAGGGGTCGGTGTACATCGGTGGTCGGGATGTCACGGACCTCCCACCGAAGGACCGCGGGGTCGCGATGGTGTTCCAGAACATCGCGCTGTTCCCGCACATGGACGTCTACGACAACATCTCCTTCGGGCTTCGCCTCCGGAAGTACGACCAGGACGAGATCGAAGAGCGCGTCGAACAGGCGGCCGAAGTCGTCCAGCTCGAAGGGATGATGGACCGGATGCCGGCGGAGATGTCCGGCGGGCAGCGCCAGCGCGTCGCCATCGCACGCGCGATCGTCCGGGAACCCGACGTGTTCCTGATGGACGAACCGCTGGCGAACCTGGACGCCGAGTTGCGTATCCACATGCGGACACAGCTCCAGCGACTGCACCGCGAGCTCGACACGACGATCATCTACGTCACCCACGATCAGGCCCAGGCGATGACCATGTCCGACCGCATCGCGGTCATCGACAACGGCCACCTCCAGCAGGTCGATCCGCCGCTGACCTGCTACAACGAACCGGACAAGCTGTTCGTCGCCAGCTTCATCGGCTCGCCCGCGATGAACTTCTTCGAAGGGGAGGCCGTCGAGAGCGGCTTCGACTCGGAGTTCATCGATATCTCGTTCGATCCCGCCGCCAACGACATCACGCCCGGACAGAACCTGACGCTGGGCGTCCGGCCCGAGGATGTCTATCTCGCCCGGGACCGCGAGGAGGCCAACGAGCCGACCCGCACGATCGGCGCGACAGTCGACGTCCTCGAACCGATGGGCGACGAGGTCTTCGCCTATCTACTCCTCGATGAGGACGTCGAAGCCAACGTCGAAGGCCGCGGGGAGGGACAGTTGCTCCTCAATCTGGATCCACAGACCGATATCCATGAGGGCGAAGACATCGAGGTCGTCTTCGATCAGCAGAACATCCACCTCTTCGATACGGACAGAGGGCAAGCTATCACGCACAAAATCGCCTGA